One Lachnospiraceae bacterium C1.1 genomic region harbors:
- a CDS encoding macro domain-containing protein, producing the protein MPFQIVRNDITKMHVDAIVNTANPMPGYGAGIDSAVYEAAGKDKLLAKRHEIGAIDRGASVITEGYNLPAKYIIHTVGTAWHGGKEGEEDIIRSCYRSVFKAASVNDISSLAIPLLASGSYGFPKGIALRIALSEIEAFMSGSDMDVYLVVFDEKSVSLSSELYGDIDEYINDNYVDEKNRVEYPAPYGDNERDIRGSESFAGGLATATIGSVPRFLKANKAKKRQKKDSSKKAGAIEDSFEDEEEMLSSDMCLSAPILEEERSLDDVVNNLDKTFMELVFSFADAKGLTDVEVQKKANLDRKAFSKLKCGTTKNPSKATVLALAVALELDLDDTKDLLSRAGLALSPCSKQDVIVQYFIEKEAYDIYEINVALFEHGEQLLGTQVS; encoded by the coding sequence ATGCCATTTCAAATAGTCCGTAATGACATTACAAAAATGCATGTAGATGCCATAGTGAACACTGCGAACCCTATGCCAGGATATGGTGCAGGGATTGATAGTGCTGTCTATGAAGCCGCAGGTAAAGATAAGCTTCTTGCAAAACGTCATGAGATTGGTGCTATTGATCGTGGCGCATCAGTTATTACTGAGGGATATAATCTTCCCGCTAAATACATTATTCATACTGTAGGAACGGCATGGCATGGTGGTAAAGAGGGCGAAGAAGATATCATTAGAAGCTGCTACAGGAGTGTATTTAAGGCTGCTTCGGTGAATGATATTTCAAGCCTTGCAATTCCTCTTTTAGCATCGGGAAGTTATGGGTTTCCAAAGGGAATCGCGCTTAGGATAGCTTTATCTGAGATTGAAGCATTCATGTCTGGAAGTGATATGGATGTTTATCTTGTGGTCTTTGATGAAAAATCAGTTTCACTATCATCAGAATTATATGGCGATATTGATGAGTATATCAATGACAACTATGTAGATGAAAAGAATCGAGTAGAATATCCGGCTCCTTATGGCGACAATGAAAGGGATATACGTGGCTCTGAATCATTTGCTGGTGGATTAGCTACTGCTACTATTGGCTCAGTTCCAAGATTTTTAAAAGCCAACAAGGCTAAGAAGAGACAGAAAAAAGATTCAAGTAAAAAAGCGGGCGCGATTGAGGATTCATTTGAGGATGAAGAGGAAATGCTTTCTTCTGATATGTGCTTATCAGCACCGATATTAGAGGAAGAAAGAAGTCTAGATGATGTTGTAAATAATTTGGACAAAACCTTTATGGAACTTGTTTTTTCATTTGCTGATGCAAAAGGACTTACTGATGTAGAAGTTCAAAAGAAGGCTAATCTTGATAGAAAGGCGTTTTCTAAGCTGAAATGTGGAACTACAAAGAATCCTAGTAAGGCTACAGTTCTTGCTTTAGCAGTAGCTCTTGAGTTGGATTTAGATGATACGAAGGATCTTCTTTCAAGAGCAGGACTGGCATTATCTCCATGTAGTAAGCAGGATGTTATAGTGCAGTACTTTATCGAGAAAGAAGCATATGACATATATGAAATCAATGTAGCTCTATTTGAACATGGAGAACAACTGCTTGGTACACAGGTTTCGTAA
- a CDS encoding competence protein CoiA family protein, which translates to MLVAHDKDGNRIYANREERYKECFCPECGRPLTHKKGEIKAPHFAHKVDANCPYGADKDSKSEWHIHMQELFPSESLEVRFKDENTGELHIADVYLEQSKTVIEFQHSPISAEEFRSRTLFHANNGRRIVWVFDERGKEPDLEFGRLRQEDDTSYQPCHTHLHFKWLRSPRKMLSSIVSNGNVLQANNYSVCVYYGEEDIVHRLIREDFDYSEVVLSVHPIKLSETMNVDEFFIPESHWLSFSPWKEMIEERNRWLADIKRRREEAERQKINAFLHRRPTRRGPRL; encoded by the coding sequence TTGCTTGTAGCTCATGATAAAGACGGTAATCGAATATATGCAAACAGAGAGGAGCGCTATAAGGAATGTTTTTGCCCAGAATGCGGAAGACCTTTGACTCACAAAAAGGGAGAGATAAAAGCTCCTCATTTTGCACATAAAGTTGATGCTAATTGCCCTTACGGAGCAGATAAGGATAGTAAGAGCGAATGGCATATTCATATGCAGGAACTATTTCCTTCGGAATCTTTAGAAGTAAGATTCAAAGATGAAAACACAGGAGAATTACACATTGCAGATGTTTATTTAGAACAAAGTAAAACTGTCATCGAATTTCAACATAGTCCAATATCTGCTGAAGAATTTAGGTCACGAACACTTTTTCATGCGAATAATGGCCGAAGAATAGTATGGGTATTTGATGAAAGAGGAAAAGAACCTGATTTAGAATTTGGAAGATTGAGACAGGAAGATGATACAAGTTATCAGCCATGTCATACTCATTTACATTTTAAGTGGTTACGATCTCCTCGAAAAATGTTAAGTAGCATAGTCTCAAATGGAAATGTTCTTCAAGCAAATAATTATAGCGTGTGTGTATATTATGGAGAAGAAGACATTGTTCATCGCTTAATTAGAGAAGATTTTGATTATAGCGAGGTGGTTTTATCTGTGCATCCTATAAAGTTATCTGAGACCATGAACGTAGATGAATTTTTTATTCCTGAAAGTCACTGGCTATCATTTAGTCCGTGGAAAGAAATGATTGAGGAAAGAAATAGGTGGTTAGCAGATATTAAAAGGAGACGTGAAGAAGCTGAACGTCAGAAAATTAATGCATTTCTGCACAGAAGACCTACGCGAAGAGGTCCACGTTTATAA
- the brxL gene encoding protease Lon-related BREX system protein BrxL, producing MGEGNSISIEREELNKKLRQTFDGKIVRKDLTKHIKEGANVPIYVLEYLLGQYCNSDDETIINRGVETVKSILSNNYVRPDEAQKVLSLLRQKGAHTVIDMITVELNMKLDMYEASFSNLGLTRIPISEEYPEQYDRLLCGGIWCIVQLEYGADGSDDFGIVDMDGAELRSKKSKQKDLSPVSITKLTPIQMPNVDMDQLKAGRKEFTKDEWLDILLRSTGMEPDELSYREKWLLLTRMLPLVENNFNLCELGPRSTGKSHLYKEISPNSILVSGGQTTVANLFYNMGRKTMGLVGLWDVVAFDEVAGINFKDKDGIQIMKDYMASGSFARGKEEKAASASMVFVGNINQSVDVLLKTSSLFDPFPPEMGTDTAFLDRMHCYNPGWEIPKFRPEHFTDDYGFITDYLAGFIRELRKEQFGDAIDKYFRLGKNLNQRDTIAVRRMVDGYLKLLYPDGNFTKEDVTEVLEIALEMRRRVKEQLKKLGGMEFYDVNFSYIDMDDMSEHYVSVPEQGGGKLIPEGMCNPGQVYTVSHGKSDMIGVFRLESQMLPGNGKFDRTGLGTDRECKEAVDTAFNFLKANGNRISGSLGVLNKDFVINYQDLQGIGMTHKLALPTLIALCSIGLGRPVQSSMVVIGDFSIGGTIMKAENLASTLQVCLDSGAKKVLLPQTSAVDLGTVPAELMSSFSLVFYQSAEDAVFKALGVE from the coding sequence ATGGGCGAAGGAAATTCTATATCAATAGAACGAGAAGAATTGAATAAAAAGCTTAGGCAGACTTTCGATGGAAAAATCGTCCGTAAAGACCTGACAAAACATATTAAAGAGGGCGCAAATGTTCCAATCTATGTATTGGAATATTTGCTTGGTCAGTACTGTAATTCTGACGATGAAACAATTATAAATCGTGGTGTTGAGACAGTAAAAAGTATTTTATCGAACAATTATGTGCGTCCAGATGAGGCACAGAAGGTACTTTCTTTGCTTCGTCAAAAAGGTGCTCATACAGTAATTGATATGATTACTGTTGAGCTTAACATGAAGCTGGATATGTATGAGGCTTCTTTTTCAAACCTTGGACTTACGAGAATTCCAATTTCTGAGGAATATCCTGAGCAGTACGACAGACTTCTTTGCGGAGGAATATGGTGCATTGTTCAGCTTGAATATGGTGCTGACGGTTCTGATGACTTCGGAATTGTAGATATGGATGGCGCTGAGCTTAGATCAAAGAAGTCTAAGCAAAAGGATTTGTCTCCGGTATCTATTACAAAGCTTACTCCAATTCAGATGCCAAACGTTGATATGGATCAGCTGAAAGCAGGAAGAAAAGAATTTACCAAGGATGAGTGGCTTGATATCTTGCTTCGTTCTACTGGAATGGAGCCAGATGAACTGTCTTACAGAGAGAAGTGGTTGCTTCTTACGAGAATGCTACCTCTTGTAGAGAATAACTTTAACCTTTGCGAGTTGGGACCTCGTAGTACTGGTAAATCGCATCTTTATAAAGAAATTTCTCCTAATAGTATTCTTGTATCAGGTGGACAAACAACCGTTGCTAATCTGTTTTATAACATGGGACGCAAAACCATGGGATTGGTAGGCCTTTGGGATGTTGTTGCTTTTGATGAGGTCGCAGGAATCAATTTCAAAGATAAAGATGGCATTCAGATCATGAAGGATTACATGGCTTCTGGTTCTTTTGCAAGAGGAAAAGAAGAGAAGGCTGCATCTGCATCTATGGTATTCGTAGGAAATATCAATCAGAGTGTGGATGTCCTTTTGAAGACATCGAGCTTGTTTGATCCATTTCCACCTGAAATGGGAACAGATACAGCATTTCTTGATAGAATGCATTGTTATAATCCTGGTTGGGAGATCCCAAAATTCAGACCAGAGCATTTTACAGATGATTATGGTTTTATAACTGATTATCTTGCAGGTTTTATTCGTGAACTCAGAAAAGAGCAGTTTGGTGATGCTATTGATAAGTACTTTAGACTTGGAAAGAATCTTAACCAGCGTGATACTATTGCGGTTCGCAGAATGGTTGATGGCTATTTGAAGTTACTTTATCCAGATGGCAACTTCACAAAAGAAGATGTAACTGAAGTATTAGAGATTGCATTAGAAATGAGAAGACGTGTTAAAGAGCAGCTTAAAAAGCTTGGCGGCATGGAGTTCTATGATGTTAATTTCTCATACATAGATATGGATGATATGTCTGAACACTATGTTTCAGTACCTGAACAAGGCGGTGGGAAGCTTATTCCAGAGGGAATGTGCAATCCAGGTCAAGTTTATACTGTATCGCATGGTAAATCAGACATGATAGGTGTATTTAGACTTGAATCTCAGATGCTTCCGGGTAATGGTAAGTTTGATCGTACAGGTCTAGGTACTGATAGAGAATGCAAAGAGGCTGTAGACACTGCATTTAATTTCCTGAAGGCAAATGGAAATAGAATTAGCGGTTCTCTTGGTGTGCTCAATAAGGATTTTGTAATTAATTATCAGGATCTTCAGGGTATAGGCATGACTCATAAGCTGGCTCTTCCTACGCTTATTGCGTTATGTTCTATCGGACTTGGAAGACCGGTTCAGAGCTCGATGGTCGTTATTGGAGATTTTAGTATTGGTGGCACAATTATGAAGGCAGAGAACTTGGCAAGCACATTGCAAGTATGCCTTGATAGTGGTGCAAAAAAAGTATTATTACCACAGACATCAGCAGTGGATCTTGGAACAGTGCCAGCTGAACTTATGAGTAGTTTTAGCTTGGTGTTCTATCAAAGCGCTGAAGATGCTGTGTTTAAAGCGTTAGGGGTGGAATAA
- a CDS encoding DUF4268 domain-containing protein: protein MRAEDKSFYFLATPSYYDIPFFQRAYVWSEDNWSELFNNLTSKNQNHFLGSIILKNELAAAGSVARFSVIDGQQRLTTLSILLRACYDHIVKNAASYNYDESDVKTCQVQMESILFVPEGGIKKKLHVKINHSHLDKKAFESVINGELDTDDRWEKYVSLDDDDTTSSIIKAYAYFRDALEDVSQETIDYLWELLTVDKIKFLVNIDLDVNDNEQAIFDTVNSAGVRLSSADTIKNLLYQRYVELLRAEDPTTVDERAVSEYEDTWVDAFVSDESTNAYWETQRQYGRMKRSNIETFLHAFAVVQGFFNPAENNMADLPQEYRKKISKMDISSVEAFLKELHDYADVFREYFSNEDNLLTYDDYVGRIFNISNVLEVSTFHPYLLQQLYYLKNGSIAEEDIRSRFFVLEKYIVLNAICKGSTKNYNNECLQLVDEKKTPQDVLESCQYISEGNFVNGLRRMTTNKLPTLLLFWVELYQRNQLNVDIKILKYEYTLEHIMPQKWAQNWYDVPVYDTDENEVEDADEMERVRSHAIYEIGNMTLLNSKLNTSISNGNFTDKINGKNGRKGIKDLADIRLTRKVIDNNTEWNELKIYARTAELEAKIRKIWDAGELPVETIKVAAESGGRKKIRFAFWEKALPVIREKNQYEMFTNVNPSTSNTVSGYFGIGGFHISCTANYDKTRVEFILDKSEAEQNKKAFDILHANKQAIEDSLGVKLSWDRLDEYKMSWIYYSLDDVSITNKEDWDKMAAFLGEWSDKFHKVIVPYLVDEFSQDSSELRSSEEVARLQKIAEILRTWTVKTDAVIDNVDKCNRTCTRFTTKTMSEILPDIPNAPSGWNTDNHYFYEIVNRNGKDIIIQLSLSSRNASAEFLSVADKINEIVSMKQAKKDWQWWKIFKTTKIQVPSDLDESEIFSGLDNALLEVQKFEEDLAKRLNG from the coding sequence ATGAGGGCAGAAGACAAATCATTTTATTTTTTAGCTACTCCAAGTTATTACGATATTCCTTTCTTCCAAAGGGCTTACGTTTGGAGCGAGGACAACTGGAGCGAGCTTTTTAATAATCTTACAAGCAAGAATCAGAATCATTTTTTAGGTTCCATCATTTTAAAGAATGAATTAGCAGCTGCAGGAAGTGTGGCAAGATTCTCTGTTATTGATGGACAGCAGAGGTTGACTACTTTAAGCATTTTGCTTAGAGCTTGCTATGATCATATTGTAAAGAATGCTGCAAGCTACAATTACGATGAATCTGATGTTAAGACATGTCAGGTTCAGATGGAAAGTATTTTGTTTGTACCGGAAGGTGGTATAAAGAAAAAACTTCATGTCAAAATAAATCATTCCCACTTAGATAAAAAGGCTTTTGAAAGTGTTATTAATGGTGAGCTTGATACTGATGATAGATGGGAAAAATACGTCAGTCTTGACGATGATGACACCACAAGCTCAATTATCAAAGCATATGCCTATTTTAGGGATGCGTTGGAAGATGTAAGTCAGGAGACAATTGATTATTTATGGGAGCTTCTTACGGTTGATAAGATTAAGTTCCTGGTAAATATTGATCTTGACGTAAATGATAATGAACAGGCGATATTTGATACTGTTAATTCTGCTGGTGTAAGACTTTCAAGTGCTGATACCATAAAGAACCTTTTGTATCAGAGATATGTCGAGTTATTAAGGGCAGAAGATCCTACTACAGTAGATGAAAGAGCTGTTTCAGAATATGAAGATACCTGGGTGGATGCATTTGTCTCTGATGAATCAACTAATGCGTATTGGGAAACACAACGCCAATATGGTCGTATGAAACGAAGTAATATTGAGACTTTTCTTCATGCGTTTGCCGTTGTACAGGGATTCTTTAATCCAGCAGAAAACAATATGGCGGATTTACCTCAAGAATACAGAAAAAAGATCTCTAAGATGGATATATCTTCGGTAGAGGCTTTTTTGAAAGAGTTGCATGATTACGCGGATGTGTTCAGAGAATACTTCTCTAATGAAGATAACTTACTCACATATGATGATTATGTAGGACGCATTTTTAATATCTCTAATGTGCTGGAGGTATCTACATTTCATCCTTATTTATTACAGCAGTTATATTATCTAAAAAACGGAAGCATTGCCGAAGAGGATATTAGAAGTCGTTTCTTTGTTTTAGAAAAATATATTGTTTTAAATGCTATCTGCAAAGGTAGTACCAAGAACTATAACAATGAATGCTTACAGTTAGTAGATGAGAAAAAAACACCACAAGATGTATTGGAAAGCTGTCAGTACATTTCCGAAGGAAACTTTGTAAATGGATTGCGTCGTATGACCACCAATAAATTACCAACATTGCTTCTGTTCTGGGTAGAGTTGTATCAGAGAAATCAGCTTAATGTTGATATTAAGATCCTCAAGTATGAGTACACGCTTGAGCATATTATGCCGCAGAAATGGGCTCAGAACTGGTATGATGTTCCGGTTTACGATACGGATGAAAACGAAGTTGAAGATGCTGATGAGATGGAGCGTGTAAGAAGCCATGCTATTTATGAAATCGGTAACATGACTCTTCTAAATTCAAAGTTAAATACTTCTATTAGTAATGGAAACTTTACAGACAAGATTAATGGTAAGAATGGACGTAAGGGGATCAAGGATCTTGCAGATATAAGGCTTACGAGGAAGGTTATTGATAATAATACTGAATGGAATGAGCTTAAAATCTATGCCAGAACAGCAGAGCTAGAGGCAAAAATTCGTAAGATATGGGATGCAGGTGAGCTTCCGGTAGAAACTATTAAAGTAGCTGCTGAGTCAGGTGGACGAAAGAAAATTCGATTTGCCTTCTGGGAAAAAGCTTTACCTGTAATACGGGAAAAGAATCAATATGAAATGTTTACCAATGTGAACCCTTCAACATCTAATACTGTTTCAGGTTATTTTGGAATTGGTGGTTTTCATATTTCATGTACAGCCAATTACGATAAGACAAGAGTTGAGTTTATTTTAGATAAATCAGAGGCAGAACAGAATAAAAAGGCTTTTGATATTCTCCATGCAAATAAGCAGGCAATTGAGGATTCGTTAGGTGTCAAGTTGTCTTGGGATAGATTGGATGAGTATAAGATGTCCTGGATTTATTATTCGCTTGATGATGTTAGCATAACTAATAAAGAAGATTGGGATAAGATGGCTGCATTTTTAGGTGAATGGAGTGATAAATTCCACAAGGTTATTGTTCCTTATCTTGTTGATGAATTCTCACAGGACTCATCGGAATTGAGAAGCTCTGAAGAGGTTGCCAGATTACAGAAGATCGCTGAAATACTAAGGACATGGACGGTTAAAACTGATGCGGTAATAGACAATGTAGATAAGTGTAATAGAACCTGTACAAGGTTTACTACCAAGACAATGTCTGAAATCCTGCCGGATATACCAAATGCTCCAAGCGGATGGAATACAGATAATCATTATTTTTATGAAATCGTTAATCGAAATGGCAAAGATATCATAATTCAGCTCAGTTTAAGTTCTAGAAATGCTTCCGCTGAGTTCTTATCTGTAGCTGACAAGATTAATGAGATCGTATCTATGAAACAGGCCAAGAAAGATTGGCAATGGTGGAAAATATTTAAGACTACTAAGATACAAGTTCCTAGTGATCTTGATGAAAGTGAAATATTCTCTGGATTAGACAATGCATTGTTAGAAGTACAGAAGTTCGAAGAGGATTTAGCAAAGAGATTAAACGGTTAA
- a CDS encoding VWA domain-containing protein, which translates to MRENLTEIVFILDRSGSMSGLESDTIGGFNSMIAKQQKEEGEAIVSTVLFDDETDVIHDRVAIGEVKKLTEDDYYVRGCTALLDAVGGAIHHIGNVHKYAREEDRPAKTLFVITTDGLENASRHYSFKDVKKLIKRQQEKYNWEFLFLGANIDAIEVAGNMGISRDRAANYNCDEVGTALNYQVLEAAVTRVRKCKAADMAMTFAGGAWKADIDRDYEKRGKKNGRRAK; encoded by the coding sequence ATGAGAGAAAACTTAACAGAAATCGTATTTATTCTTGACAGAAGTGGCTCTATGAGCGGACTGGAATCGGATACTATTGGTGGATTTAATTCCATGATAGCTAAGCAGCAGAAAGAAGAAGGAGAGGCTATTGTTTCTACCGTTCTTTTTGATGATGAAACAGATGTGATTCATGACAGAGTGGCTATTGGTGAAGTAAAGAAGCTTACAGAAGACGATTATTATGTTCGCGGCTGTACAGCGCTTTTGGATGCGGTAGGTGGAGCAATTCATCATATCGGTAATGTTCACAAGTATGCAAGAGAAGAGGATAGACCGGCTAAGACCTTGTTTGTTATTACAACAGATGGATTAGAAAATGCTAGTAGACATTATTCTTTCAAGGATGTTAAGAAACTAATCAAGCGTCAGCAAGAAAAATACAACTGGGAGTTCCTTTTCCTTGGAGCCAATATTGATGCTATAGAAGTTGCAGGAAATATGGGCATTAGTAGAGATAGAGCAGCAAATTATAATTGTGATGAAGTAGGAACAGCCCTTAATTATCAGGTTCTTGAAGCTGCCGTAACACGAGTAAGAAAATGCAAAGCTGCAGATATGGCTATGACATTTGCAGGTGGAGCATGGAAAGCAGACATTGATCGTGATTACGAGAAGCGCGGTAAGAAGAACGGAAGGAGGGCAAAATAA
- a CDS encoding ADP-ribosylglycohydrolase family protein, with product MIGAIIGDIVGSPYEFDRGEKIKDFGPLFIDESEYTDDSVMTIAVADGLMKAGLNSDDETIRHEVIKAMKTWGRKYPGAGYGGRFIWWLQLDDESPYGSWGNGSAMRVSSVGWLYDTIDRTREVARITAEVTHNHPEGIKGAEATASAIFLARTGKSKDEIKKYIIDEFGYDLSRTLDEIRPAYRHVESCQETVPEAITAFLEGTDYEDVVRCAVSLGGDCDTLTCIAAGIAEAFYGVPDIYKEEALSRIEPDMRQVYEQFIKIRK from the coding sequence ATGATTGGTGCAATTATTGGAGATATTGTCGGTAGCCCTTATGAATTTGACCGCGGTGAAAAGATAAAGGATTTTGGTCCATTATTCATAGATGAATCCGAATATACAGATGATTCTGTTATGACAATTGCCGTAGCAGATGGCCTCATGAAGGCAGGTCTGAATAGTGATGATGAAACAATTAGACATGAAGTAATAAAGGCAATGAAGACTTGGGGGCGTAAGTATCCAGGAGCTGGATATGGAGGCAGATTTATTTGGTGGCTACAGCTTGATGACGAAAGCCCATATGGAAGCTGGGGCAACGGTTCTGCTATGCGTGTATCTTCTGTTGGATGGCTTTATGACACCATAGATCGTACAAGAGAAGTAGCAAGGATTACAGCAGAGGTTACGCATAATCATCCTGAAGGAATAAAAGGCGCAGAAGCTACAGCTTCAGCAATTTTCTTGGCAAGAACAGGGAAGTCAAAGGATGAGATTAAGAAATATATTATAGATGAGTTTGGATATGATTTATCAAGAACACTTGATGAAATCCGCCCAGCATATCGTCATGTAGAAAGCTGCCAGGAAACAGTTCCTGAAGCTATCACAGCCTTCTTGGAAGGAACTGATTATGAGGACGTAGTTCGATGCGCAGTATCTCTAGGTGGAGATTGTGATACGTTAACATGTATTGCAGCTGGAATTGCAGAAGCGTTTTATGGCGTTCCGGATATTTATAAAGAGGAAGCGCTATCTAGGATTGAACCGGATATGCGCCAAGTATATGAGCAATTCATAAAGATACGCAAGTAA
- a CDS encoding DUF4263 domain-containing protein has protein sequence MSIFEKKYKLESNPPKEVSWEEYEEKVNEEYESLLLNKSDDEKSFQDFFEWNPSFVPGAFEVIGQSGHYPLYDSLISQPELGSVIRRKPDFLWIAKNSLQLCPVFIEIEKPSKKMFTRSGDVASDFTHAYGQLQEWQTLLNDPTAQQTFFQCYGISDDYRSLQFKPQYLLIYGRREEYEGNKMLIGKRNAYQNDSIRIMSFDRLRPDYNSRNFITSVVSNGEYKALHIAPTFRYRPDCVENIVNIKDFCKKIDEMKYTTDERKTFLKDRYEYWMSFARKSDKGIMVSQEGE, from the coding sequence GTGTCTATTTTTGAAAAAAAATATAAGTTGGAAAGTAATCCTCCTAAGGAAGTGTCTTGGGAGGAGTACGAAGAAAAAGTAAATGAAGAATATGAGTCTTTGCTATTGAACAAAAGTGATGATGAAAAGAGTTTTCAAGATTTTTTTGAATGGAATCCATCTTTTGTGCCAGGAGCTTTTGAAGTTATAGGTCAATCTGGTCATTATCCATTGTATGATTCTCTGATTAGTCAGCCTGAATTAGGAAGCGTTATCAGACGTAAACCGGATTTTTTGTGGATTGCAAAAAATAGTTTGCAATTATGTCCTGTATTTATTGAAATTGAGAAACCCTCTAAGAAAATGTTTACCAGGAGTGGCGATGTTGCCTCTGATTTCACACATGCATATGGACAGTTGCAAGAATGGCAGACGTTATTAAATGACCCTACAGCTCAGCAGACTTTCTTTCAATGTTACGGAATCAGTGATGATTATAGATCTCTTCAATTTAAACCGCAGTATCTTTTGATTTATGGACGAAGAGAAGAATATGAAGGAAATAAAATGTTAATCGGGAAAAGAAATGCATATCAAAATGATAGTATTAGAATTATGTCATTTGATAGGCTAAGGCCGGATTATAATAGCAGAAATTTTATTACTTCGGTTGTTTCAAATGGTGAATATAAAGCGTTGCACATTGCACCAACATTTAGATATAGACCCGATTGTGTTGAAAATATAGTGAATATAAAGGACTTCTGTAAAAAAATTGATGAAATGAAGTACACAACAGACGAACGAAAAACGTTTCTAAAAGATAGATACGAATATTGGATGTCTTTCGCTCGGAAAAGTGATAAAGGCATAATGGTTTCCCAGGAGGGTGAGTAG